The Phacochoerus africanus isolate WHEZ1 chromosome X, ROS_Pafr_v1, whole genome shotgun sequence genome has a segment encoding these proteins:
- the RHOXF1 gene encoding rhox homeobox family member 1, with product MDPPPGRSHEDAGYLSLGVVELQDEPHGVKPTATSVAEARKAVEEDPRSELEQGAAAAAAAEQVHVGAGALDPVDDEPQKVGGGSGEETPPQQQEEASEAASEGPKPQDPQPRLHRSTFTRLQLTELESVFRRTQYPDVFARKEVAICMDVTQARVRVSEPEKNNEAGQPQ from the exons ATGGATCCCCCGCCAGGGCGCAGCCACGAAGACGCTGGTTACCTGAGCTTGGGAGTCGTTGAGCTCCAGGACGAACCGCATG gtGTGAAGCCTACGGCGACCTCAGTAGCTGAAGCAAGAAAAGCCGTCGAGGAGGATCCACGGTCGGAACTCGAgcagggagcagcagcagcagcagctgcagaacAAGTGCACGTTGGCGCAGGGGCTCTCGACCCGGTGGACGACGAGCCCCAGAAGGTgggcggcggcagcggcgagGAGACCCCAccgcagcagcaggaggaggcgTCCGAAGCTGCCAGCGAGGGTCCGAAGCCCCAGGACCCGCAGCCACGCCTGCACCGCAGCACTTTCACTCGGCTGCAGCTGACCGAGCTGGAGAGCGTTTTCCGACGCACCCAGTACCCTGACGTGTTTGCACG GAAGGAGGTTGCAATATGCATGGATGTGACCCAAGCCAGAGTGCGGGTCAGTGAACCCGAAAAAAACAACGAGGCGGGGCAGCCACAGTAA